A part of Setaria viridis chromosome 8, Setaria_viridis_v4.0, whole genome shotgun sequence genomic DNA contains:
- the LOC117833104 gene encoding respiratory burst oxidase homolog protein B produces MHSHRPGADAGAGGDIVEMSSAAAAPHEGRDRERVIPHSGPLSKKTGARKSARFAESVSAPLSAPPPRASPSATDDDDYVEITLDVRDDSVAVHSVKPAAHGGAGGEDPDVTLLARTLENRRSSSYGHNVIRNASSRIKQVSQELRRLASINRHGGGGRTLDRSKSAAAHALKGLKFISKAEGAKGWEAVEERFDKLAPNGLLHRSKFGQCIGMREPEFAGELFDALSRRRNISGDTISKAELLEFWDQISDTSFDGRLQTFFDMVDKDADGRITEEEVKEIILLSASANKLSKIQEQAEEYARLIMEELDPGNLGYIDLYNLETLLLQAPSQSVRIGTTNSRNLSQMLSQNLRPTPEPNPLRRWYRRAQYFLEDNWKRVWVMLLWLSICAGLFTWKFVQYRRRYVFEVMGYCVCIAKGGAETLKFNMALILLPVCRNTITWIRNRTAVGRVVPFDDNLNFHKVVAVGITVGAALHIISHLTCDFPRLLRATDAEYAPLGQYFGFPRPNDYWWFVKGTEGWTGLVMLVLMAVAFTLATPWFRRGRLALPGPLKRLTGFNAFWYSHHCFVVVYALLIVHGHYLYLTKKWQKKSTWMYLAVPLVMYACERLTRALRSSVRPVKILKVAVYPGNVLSLHFSKPQGFRYKSGQYIFVNCAAVSPFQWHPFSITSAPKDDYVSVHIRTLGDWTRELKTVFSKVCRPPTEGKSGLLRAEYDRDGSTMTNPSFPKVLIDGPYGAPAQDYKKYDVVLLVGLGIGATPMISIIKDIINNMKQLDGDLEAGSGNDNSVSTASFRTRRAYFYWVTREQGSFEWFRGVMDEVAETDKKGVIELHNYCTSVYEEGDARSALIAMLQSLNHAKHGVDVVSGTRVKTHFARPNWRNVYKRIALNHRDQRVGVFYCGAPVLTKELRELAQDFSRKTNTKFEFHKENF; encoded by the exons aTGCATAGCCACAGGCcgggcgccgacgccggcgccggcggggacaTCGTGGAGATGtcgtccgccgcggcggccccgcACGAGGGCCGGGACCGGGAGCGGGTGATCCCGCACAGCGGCCCGCTGAGCAAGAAGACAGGGGCGCGCAAGAGCGCGCGCTTCGCCGAGTCCGTCTCCGCGCCGCTCTCCGCACCCCCACCCCGCGCCTCCCCTTCcgccaccgacgacgacgactacgTCGAGATCACCCTCGACGTGCGCGACGACTCGGTGGCCGTGCACAGCGTCAAGCCGGCGgcccacggcggcgccggcggcgaggacccCGACGTGACCCTCCTGGCGCGCACGCTCGAGAACCGGCGGTCCTCGTCCTACGGCCACAACGTCATCCGCAACGCCTCGTCGCGGATCAAGCAGGTGTCGCaggagctccgccgcctcgcctccatcAACCGCCACGGCGGGGGCGGGAGGACGCTCGACCGGTCCAAGtccgcggcggcgcacgcgctCAAGGGGCTCAAGTTCATCAGCAAGGCCGAGGGCGCCAAGGGATGGGAGGCCGTCGAGGAGCGCTTCGACAAGCTCGCGCCGAACGGACTCCTACACCGCTCCAAGTTCGGCCAGTGCATCG GGATGCGGGAACCGGAGTTCGCCGGCGAGCTCTTCGACGCGCTGTCGCGCCGCCGCAACATCTCCGGCGACACCATCAGCAAGGCGGAGCTGCTCGAGTTCTGGGACCAAATCTCCGACACCAGCTTCGACGGCCGCCTCCAGACCTTCTTCGACAT GGTTGACAAGGACGCGGACGGCAGGATCACCGAGGAGGAGGTGAAAGAG ATCATCCTGCTGAGCGCGTCGGCGAACAAGCTGTCGAAGATCCAGGAGCAAGCCGAGGAGTACGCGCGGCTGATCATGGAGGAGCTGGACCCGGGCAACCTGGGCTACATCGACCTCTACAACCTGGAGACCCTCCTCCTTCAGGCGCCCAGCCAGTCGGTGCGCATCGGCACCACCAACAGCCGCAACCTCTCCCAGATGCTCTCCCAGAACCTCCGGCCGACGCCGGAGCCGAACCCGCTCCGGCGCTGGTACCGCCGCGCGCAGTACTTCCTGGAGGACAACTGGAAGCGCGTGTGGGTGATGCTGCTGTGGCTCTCCATCTGCGCGGGGCTCTTCACGTGGAAGTTCGTCCAGTACCGGCGCCGCTACGTGTTCGAGGTGATGGGGTACTGCGTCTGCATCGCCAAGGGCGGCGCCGAGACGCTCAAGTTCAACATGGCGCTCATCCTGCTCCCGGTCTGCCGGAACACCATCACCTGGATCCGCAACCGCACCGCCGTCGGCCGCGTCGTCCCCTTCGACGACAACCTCAACTTCCACAAGGTGGTCGCCGTGGGGATCACCGTCGGTGCCGCGCTCCACATCATCTCCCACTTGACCTGCGACTTCCCTAGATTGTTGCGCGCCACGGACGCCGAGTACGCGCCGCTGGGGCAGTACTTCGGGTTCCCGAGGCCGAACGACTACTGGTGGTTCGTGAAGGGCACCGAGGGGTGGACGGGGCTGGTGATGCTGGTGCTGATGGCGGTGGCGTTCACGCTGGCGACGCCGTGGTTCCGGCGGGGGCGGCTGGCGCTCCCCGGCCCGCTCAAGAGGCTGACGGGGTTCAACGCGTTCTGGTACTCGCACCACTGCTTCGTGGTGGTGTACGCGCTGCTGATCGTGCACGGTCACTACCTGTACCTCACCAAGAAGTGGCAGAAGAAGTCGACGTGGATGTACCTGGCGGTGCCCCTGGTGATGTACGCGTGCGAGCGGCTGACGCGGGCGCTGCGCTCCAGCGTCCGGCCGGTGAAGATCCTCAAGGTCGCCGTGTACCCCGGGAACGTCCTCTCGCTGCATTTCTCCAAGCCCCAGGGGTTCCGGTACAAGAGCGGCCAGTACATCTTCGTCAACTGCGCCGCCGTCTCGCCGTTCCAGTG GCACCCGTTCTCCATCACGTCGGCCCCGAAGGACGACTACGTTAGCGTCCACATCAGGACGCTGGGCGACTGGACGCGCGAGCTCAAGACCGTCTTCTCCAAG GTTTGCCGGCCGCCGACGGAGGGCAAGAGCGGGCTGCTCCGGGCGGAGTACGACCGCGACGGCAGCACCATGACCAACCCCAG CTTCCCGAAGGTGCTGATCGACGGGCCCTACGGCGCGCCGGCGCAGGACTACAAGAAGTACGACGTCGTCCTGCTCGTCGGCCTGGGCATCGGCGCCACGCCCATGATCTCCATCATCAAGGACATCATCAACAACATGAAGCAGCTGGACGGCGACCTGGAGGCCGGCTCCGGCAACGACAACTCCGTCTCCACGGCCTCCTTCCGCACGCGCCGGGCCTACTTCTACTGGGTCACCCGTGAGCAGGGCTCCTTCGAGTGGTTCCGCGGCGTCATGGACGAGGTGGCCGAGACAGACAAGAAGGGCGTCATCGAGCTCCACAACTACTGCACCAGCGTCTACGAGGAAGGGGACGCACGCTCGGCGCTCATCGCCATGCTCCAGTCGCTCAACCACGCCAAGCACGGCGTCGACGTCGTCTCCGGCACCCGCGTCAAGACCCACTTCGCCAGGCCCAACTGGCGCAACGTCTACAAGCGCATCGCACTCAACCACCGTGACCAGCGCGTCG GAGTGTTCTATTGTGGTGCCCCGGTGCTGACAAAGGAGCTTCGTGAGCTCGCGCAGGATTTCTCACGGAAAACCAACACGAAGTTCGAGTTCCACAAGGAGAACTTCTAA